The proteins below are encoded in one region of Bacteroidales bacterium:
- a CDS encoding helix-turn-helix transcriptional regulator, with translation MKTSKIISDLRDAKNWNQSDLADKSGVSRVMIGKYERGEAVPSIEAAKKIADALDVTLDYLTGEGDNSKFDKKTVRRLQDIQLLEENKRSVLFDLIDTYIRDAKIRKAHSA, from the coding sequence ATGAAAACAAGTAAAATTATAAGTGATTTAAGAGATGCTAAAAACTGGAATCAATCCGATTTAGCTGATAAAAGTGGTGTGTCTCGTGTGATGATTGGTAAGTATGAACGTGGCGAAGCTGTTCCCTCGATTGAAGCTGCTAAAAAAATTGCAGACGCTTTAGATGTTACTCTCGATTATCTCACAGGCGAAGGTGATAACAGCAAGTTTGATAAAAAAACAGTTCGGCGATTACAGGATATTCAATTGCTCGAAGAAAATAAACGTAGTGTGCTGTTTGATTTAATTGATACTTATATTCGCGATGCTAAAATTCGTAAAGCGCATTCTGCTTAA
- a CDS encoding site-specific integrase, translating to MKHLSIETTQYQYLEQSFKEWLDILGYAETTVKSFPVHIRELLHYLEQEKKVTAIKQVKAKHIYDFIRYLKSRPNLTKGGGLSANCINKSIQAINTFASYLNKTAKHNID from the coding sequence ATGAAACACTTATCTATTGAAACCACGCAATACCAATACTTAGAACAAAGTTTTAAGGAATGGCTTGATATATTGGGCTATGCAGAAACCACTGTAAAAAGCTTTCCTGTACACATAAGAGAATTACTGCACTATTTGGAGCAAGAAAAAAAAGTAACTGCAATCAAACAGGTAAAAGCAAAACATATATACGACTTTATACGCTATCTGAAAAGCCGACCGAATCTGACAAAAGGGGGCGGACTAAGTGCAAACTGCATCAATAAAAGCATACAGGCAATAAATACTTTTGCAAGTTATCTGAACAAAACGGCGAAACATAATATAGATG